The DNA region CCGCCAGTCCCCACGGCCCTCCTCATCTCCCTCGCCGCTCTCCTTGTCCGCGTGCTCGTCTCCGTGGGCCCCTACTCCGGTCAGGGTGCGGCGCCCAAGTTCGGCGACTACGAGGCTCAGCGGCACTGGATGGAGCTCACCCTCCACCTCCCGCCCACCGACTGGTACCGCAACACCTCCGACAATGACCTCGCATACTGGGGCCTCGACTACCCGCCCCTCTCCGCCTACCAAAGCCTCCTACACGGCCGCATCATCAACGCCTCACTCCCCGACGCCGTCGCGCTCCGCTCCTCCCGCGGCTACGAGTCCACGGAATCGTACATGCTCCGCTTCAATAGATTGCTTAACAGCTCGTTGCATGCAGAATCGTGTGTTGTTAAGACTTGCTGTTGTTTTGGTTCCACTAGGAAGTTGCTGATGCGGTGGACGGTGCTGTCGTCAGATCTTCTGGTGTTCTTTCCCGCAGCATTGTGGTTCGTGTGGGCGTACCTGAAAGGTGGAATCGGAATTACCGGGGAGGAGAGACGGGAAGGGTGGATGTGGCTGCTGGCCATGGTCCTGATCAGCCCCTGTTTAGTGTTGATCGATCATGGCCATTTTCAGGTGAGCTATACTAATGATGTGTGTGATTGAGGTGGGTAGTTGTGCAAACTGCTTCGCATTGTTCGTTGATTGATACCTAGTTGTTTTATTTCAGTACAACTGCATCAGCCTTGGACTTACCCTTGGAGCGATTGCTGGTGTTTTGTCGAGGAATGAGCTTATTGCTGCAGCTCTCTTCACTCTAGCAATCAATCACAAGCAGGTTAGCCTCTATCTAGAAAATTCTGTTCATTTGGCCATTCGTAAGCTTTGTTACCAATGAATGTGAGGTCAAACTTCCTTGAGAACTCTTTGTTTTTGTAAACCCACGCCTTTCTGACAAGGTGGCATTGCACAAGTAGTTTGCTTACCCATGAGGTTGTCACTGTAAATACGAAGCACCTCATGATCCAACTAAAAATCGTATCGACAACCAACAAAATTGTTAATTTTATTGTTTGCCATGTGATGGTTGGGTCCTGGTGAACAGTTGTTGGAGAACTTAAGACCAACGCTGGACTTTGGACTGCTTTTTTTACATATCATCCTGACATAATAGTTAATACAATATGCCCTCATAAGGTGCATGTGCTGGTGCGATATTAGTCCTCTACTTTTTATTTGTACTTACTGGATTGTAGGCTGGCTCAAAATGGCATTAGCCAGCATGTGGGATTTGAGCAATTATTTTCATGGGACCATAGGAAATAGAGTAAGCCATGATGAGCCAAATGCACACATACCAATCTAATGCGTGAACTTTAGTCTACTACAATTTTTTTATGACCCTTCCAGGTAACTAATCTGGGGCATTTTATCCCCACTAATACACCTGCTGGATATACTTTCAAGTCATGACATCCCATGGTTTTCCTATATATCTTATAACCATATGATGTGCTGATGTATCTGCAGATGAGCCTGTACTTTGCACCAGCTTTTTTCAGCCATCTTTTTGGGAAGTGCCTCAAACGTAAATATCCTATTGTCGAAGTCATGAAACTTGCTTTCGTGGTCTTGGGAACTTTTGCTCTTGTCTGGTGGCCATTTTTGCATTCTTATGAAGCTGCCCTACAGGTGATGGTCCATCATACCCTCCTATTTACTTGATGTTCAAGGAAACCATGTTCTATTGCTGAATTTCATCAATACCAAGAAATTTTGTTTTTATTAACCAGGTGCTAGTCCTTAGAGTGATACTTGTTTTATACTTTTATGTATAGACCTAGTACACTGTTTGTTAGTTGGTACTGAACTTCTGAAGTCTGTATTATCAGGTGATCTCTCGATTAGCTCCATTTGAGAGAGGTATATACGAGGATTATGTTGCAAATTTCTGGTGCAGCACTTCGGTTATTATCAAGTGGAAGAGATTGTTTGCAATAAAACCACTGAAACTTATGAGTCTCTCTGCTACCATACTGGCTTTCTTGCCTTCAtttgttcagcaagtcaagtCTCCAAGTAATCTTGGCTTCCTTTATTCTTTGATGAACAGCTCATTCTCTTTCTACCTATTCTCCTACCAAGGTATGTTCTACTAATTGATAggttctctccctctctcttggTTATAAGTATATAGTGTTTATTAATTTCATATTTTCCCTTGCTTTCATTGTTTTCTACCTGCAGTTCATGAGAAATCGATTTTGCTTCCACTTTTACCTGCAAGTCTTTTAGCACTGAAAGAACCTCAGATGTACGGATGGTTCGTGTACTTTGCCCTTTTCTCAATGTACCCACTTATCTGCCGTGATCAGCTTCTTCTACAATATATAGCTGCTCTTGGCCTATTCTTTCTTATATACTACACACCTGGTGGAAGCCATGGAAAGAGGCTGAGCATCTCATGCGGAGCAAAGACAGTTCTTAGCTTGCCATTTTTGTGCTCACTTTTACTTCACATTACCTACCTGCAAATAGAGCCGCCCAAGAGGTATCCATTCCTGTTTGATGCACTGATAATGTTCATATGCTTTTCACAATTTGTCATATTAACAATGTACACCAATTATAAGCAATGGATGTTGGATACTCATTCTAGATCAATAGGTGTGAAGAAGGATTTATGATCGGAAATTTTTGACAGCTAATTTTACGGAGAAAGTTACTGCACCTTTGTAACCTTGTGTGTTTTTCCTTGTGACATTGATTAATTTTATTGAATGAAATGTATGAGGTTTTGCTCATTGGGCATTTCTGTATATTTGGAAATTCGAGTAAAAGTTGCCATGTACTACCGTGATCGCTGGAAACCAGAATTTAGCAGTATAGTATGTGTTCTGCAGAGCTCCAGCTCATAATTTGGACTTTATATGATGAGTTAAATTGATTCAAACCTCCACGATCCAAAACAAGAACAAAGTGACTCATGTAAATACCCTCAATCTGTCCAGATCTCCCAAGAATTTCTGGGTTTGGAGCTGTAGTTCTGCCAAAATGGACCGTAGGGTCAACACTAGCTTTTATGCCACAAGAATTTAGGACCTGTGACTATTATATTTTGAAATGTTCGGAGCTTCGGGCCCTTGATTGCCAATGCTGGCGCATTTGCGGAAATTGTAACCTCTGCTGACTTCACCCGCATTTGCTCGCTCAGCAAAGCAAGGGCAAATTTCCCTAGTTCTATCTGCCTCCCTGTCCTCTGTTTTCTCTTTTCTCCAATGGCAGAAGCCATTTGGACGGTATGGTCTATGGTGTAGTGTTCAATCTGGGTGGAAGGAGTGATCAAGGTGAGGAGCCTGATTTGATCGGACGGGAGCTCAATTCGTGCAGCAAGGTGTCCCTGGTCTATGTCCTTGGTTTGCTTAGTCCATAAATAATTTTAGAGGCAGATAGCTCTTGATGTTTCTTCTAACCATACATTAGAACAGCACCATACAAAGTCACTAGTCTCCCAAAAGTATTAAGCAAATACAGGAAAAAAAAGTTTCCTTATCTCTACATATTCGTCAAGCCACTTGCTGGGGAGGGAAAAAAGGTCGAGCCAAGAGGATCTCAATCCAGAAAGATCAGCTACTTTGGTTCAACCTTGGACTGGAAAGAATACCCCCCGCTGTAGTCGAACGAGTCCGTGCTCACGTCCTTGTCCTTCTTCGGGAGAGGATCATTGTAAGGATGGCGAGGGGCCCCCTTGGTGACGTCGAACTCGGTCGCGGACGTCGAGGCGGAGGTCGAGGAACTGCTGAGCCCCTCGCTCTGCAGCATCACCTCGATCTCCTTGACGACCTCGCTCATCGACGGCCGGGCCGTGGCCACCTCGTCGACGCACCTGAGCGCCAGCTGCACGAACTTGCCGAACGCGGCGAGGTGGTTGGTGTTCATGATCCTGGCGTCGACCATGTCCCTGAGCCCGCAGAACTCGGCGTCAGAGGCGTCGAACAGCCTCTTCGCCTCGCGGACGATGTACTTGCCCTTCTCGATCGGCTGCTTCGCCACGATCAGCTCGAGCATGACGACGCCGAAGCTGTAGACGTCGCTCTTCTCCGTCAGCTGCTGGGACATGTAGTACTCAGGGTCCAGGTACCCCTGCAGGTGAAACGATCAACGCGATCGAGGTCAGGATCACTGGAAGAGACGCTGGCAGTAGCAGATGCAGTGACAGACATCAGCTGGGCATACCAGTGTCCCTTTCACTTGGGTGCTGACGTGGCCCCTCTCGCTGTCGGAGACCAGCTTTGAGAGGCCGAAGTCGGCGACCTTGGCCGTGAGATGCTCGTCCATGAGGATGTTGCTGGACTTGACGTCCCGGTGGATGATGGGCGGGTCGGCGAGCTCGTGGAGGTAGgccagcccgcgcgccgcgcccagCGCCACCCGGAGCCGCTTCTTCCAGTCGAGGTGCAGCCCGCTCTTGCCTGCAGTTTCCAATGGCGACAGCTTCATCAGCGCCGGCAAAGCCACCACCGCCGTGCCGAGCGAACGGGTGTTCGATCTGATGGCACGGAAGAagccgtcgccgtcgtcctcttACCGGAGAGGCTGTCGCGCAGCGTGCCGCCGGGCATGAACTCGTAGACGAgcatctgctccccctgctcgAAGCAGAAGCCGACGAGGCCGACGAGGTTCTTGTGGTGCACGCGCGAGAGCAGCTCGATCTCGGTCTTGAACTCGTGCCCGCCCTGCATGGACCCCTGCTGCGCCCTCTTGATGGCGATGGACTGCCCCGTCGGCAGCATGCCCCTGTAGACCTTGCCGTAGCCCCCGTACCCGAGCTCGTTCGCCTCGGCGAAGTTGTTGGTGCTCCGCTTCAGCTCCTCGTAGGAGAACCACCTCGCCCCCTTCAGCCGCGgcgcgccgcccctctcctcGCTCCGAGCCCACGACGCTGCCGGAGACGACGACACAGCTCTCAGTGCGCGGCAGTGTCAGACGGACACGGCAACGTGTTGCGCGTATCTTCCGAGAAGGATCGAGTACGTACCGAAAGGGCCGCCGAGCTCCTCCTTAGCCTTCTGCGCCCGCCGCCTCTGCACGAACGCGTAgaccgccgccgcggcgagcgCCACGAACAGGACGCCGCAGCCAACCGCGATCCCGATGATCACGCCCTTGCTCTTCGACGGCGACCCGCTTTCTGCAGGCATTCGAGTCAGTCTCAGTGTCTAGTCAGTTGTCACAGAAGCGAACCCCGTCAGCCATGCGAACAGGACAGCACGATCGATCGGTGATTGATCTTGACCTGGGAACGGGTACGGCGAGGCGATGAAGTAGTAGGGGCCGAACTCCTTGGGCGGCTTGAACGTATTGTTGCTGAGGTCGAAGCCGATGCGCATGACCTCGGAGCGGTTGAAGTAGGCGCTGCCGCCGGAGGGGAAGAGCTTGACCTGCACCTCCATGTAGGAGTCGCTGTTGAAGAAGGGGTCCTGCAGGAAGACGGAGCCCGGGGTGAGGGCCAGCTTCGTCCACAGCATGCTCTCCAGCTCCTGGAACGCCGTGTCGTTGCCCACGTCGTGGAAGAAGGGCGCCCGGAAGTACATGACCCCCTGGTACGGGTACGCGCACGCGCAGCTCTGCGGGCTCAGGCTCTGCCCCGCCGGGCACGGCCCCGAGAAGCACTTCACCAGGCTCGTCGAGTAGGGCGCCGACAGCGCCCGCTGGGTCAGGTTGCAGTACGTGTTGGGCAGCCGCTCGCACACGGGGTTCCCGGCCAGCCTGAATGGAAGAAACCCAACCAAAGGGATCAACAAGTTGGTTGGGAGATGTCGCAGGCAGAATCCGGAAGCTTTTTGCGTTGCGCGAGGGCGGGCCACTCACGCGAGGGTGCCGTTGTAGCTGGAGGTCACCGTGACGGAGGAGAACTC from Panicum hallii strain FIL2 chromosome 9, PHallii_v3.1, whole genome shotgun sequence includes:
- the LOC112875693 gene encoding probable dolichyl pyrophosphate Man9GlcNAc2 alpha-1,3-glucosyltransferase, with the protein product MAKPKKHRTSAPDPPAAAARLPWQPQAPPVPTALLISLAALLVRVLVSVGPYSGQGAAPKFGDYEAQRHWMELTLHLPPTDWYRNTSDNDLAYWGLDYPPLSAYQSLLHGRIINASLPDAVALRSSRGYESTESKLLMRWTVLSSDLLVFFPAALWFVWAYLKGGIGITGEERREGWMWLLAMVLISPCLVLIDHGHFQYNCISLGLTLGAIAGVLSRNELIAAALFTLAINHKQMSLYFAPAFFSHLFGKCLKRKYPIVEVMKLAFVVLGTFALVWWPFLHSYEAALQVISRLAPFERGIYEDYVANFWCSTSVIIKWKRLFAIKPLKLMSLSATILAFLPSFVQQVKSPSNLGFLYSLMNSSFSFYLFSYQVHEKSILLPLLPASLLALKEPQMYGWFVYFALFSMYPLICRDQLLLQYIAALGLFFLIYYTPGGSHGKRLSISCGAKTVLSLPFLCSLLLHITYLQIEPPKRYPFLFDALIMFICFSQFVILTMYTNYKQWMLDTHSRSIGVKKDL
- the LOC112874955 gene encoding probable leucine-rich repeat receptor-like protein kinase At5g49770, with the translated sequence MKAAAGRGGRRTMGLVVLAVAVVLAACVRACHGMTDSQDTSVLRALMVQWQNAPPTWGQSDDPCGDSPWEGVTCANYKVISIKLSTMGIKGVLAADIGQLTDLQSLDLSFNKELGGVLTPNIGALKQLTTLILAGCSFHGTIPDELGSLPKLSYMALNSNQFSGKIPASLGNLSSLYWFDIADNQLSGPLPISTSGGMGLDKLLKTRHFHFNKNQLSGPIPDALFSPEMTLIHLLLDGNKFTGSIPDSLGFVSKLEVVRLDRNSLSGPVPSNLKNLTNVNELNLANNQLTGTLPDLTGMDVLNYVDLSNNTFDPSPCPAWFWRLPQLSALIIQSGRLYGTVPPRLFSDAQLNQVILDDNAFNGTLDMGRSISGELSLVSFKDNEFSSVTVTSSYNGTLALAGNPVCERLPNTYCNLTQRALSAPYSTSLVKCFSGPCPAGQSLSPQSCACAYPYQGVMYFRAPFFHDVGNDTAFQELESMLWTKLALTPGSVFLQDPFFNSDSYMEVQVKLFPSGGSAYFNRSEVMRIGFDLSNNTFKPPKEFGPYYFIASPYPFPESGSPSKSKGVIIGIAVGCGVLFVALAAAAVYAFVQRRRAQKAKEELGGPFASWARSEERGGAPRLKGARWFSYEELKRSTNNFAEANELGYGGYGKVYRGMLPTGQSIAIKRAQQGSMQGGHEFKTEIELLSRVHHKNLVGLVGFCFEQGEQMLVYEFMPGGTLRDSLSGKSGLHLDWKKRLRVALGAARGLAYLHELADPPIIHRDVKSSNILMDEHLTAKVADFGLSKLVSDSERGHVSTQVKGTLGYLDPEYYMSQQLTEKSDVYSFGVVMLELIVAKQPIEKGKYIVREAKRLFDASDAEFCGLRDMVDARIMNTNHLAAFGKFVQLALRCVDEVATARPSMSEVVKEIEVMLQSEGLSSSSTSASTSATEFDVTKGAPRHPYNDPLPKKDKDVSTDSFDYSGGYSFQSKVEPK